The sequence below is a genomic window from Candidatus Polarisedimenticolia bacterium.
CGCAATCCTTGACCCCAGGGCAGATGGATGCGGTGCCGTGCCACGCGGGTCGTGGGCCGCTCGCGTTGACACCCGCCGAATGCGTGTAGTAACGTCCGCGCCCGCGCTGGCTACGGGCGGCGGGACGGCGTGCCGGACGGTCGATTCAAGAACGGGGAGGCCGCGCCGGGCGACGCCCTGGGAGGAGCGCTTGGCGAAAGTCACGGTCCTGATCGCGGACGATCTCAAGCTGTTCCTCGAAATCGAGAAATCCTACCTTCAACGCGGCGGGTTCGAGGTCCTCACGGCGATGTCCGGAGTGGACGCGGTGAGCCTCGCTCTGAGCCGGCAGCCGAACCTGATCCTGCTCGACCTGGAGATGCCGAAGATGGACGGCGCCACGGCCTGCGCGGAGATGCGGAAGAACCCGGCCCTGGCGGCGACCCCGATCATCATCATGAGCGCCACCGGCTCGACCCAGAACCGCGATCGCTGCGTGAGCGCGGGGTGCACCGAGTTCGTCACCAAGCCGCAGAAGCCGGACGAGCTCCTGGGAATGGTGGCGCGGATCCTGTCGCTGAAGAAACGGGAATCCGAGCGCATCACGGTGGTGTTCAACATCACCGGGAAGGATGCCACGCGTCAGGTCATCGGCCAGGCGAAGGACCTCAGCGAATCGGGGCTCCTGATGGTGACGCACTCGCCGATCACGGTGGGGGCCGTCCTGCAGATCGAGTTCTTCCTGCCGGGCACGCGGTCGCAGATCAAGGTGCAGGGGAAGGTGGTGCGCCAGTCGCCGGGGTCCGATGGGACGCACGAGGTCGCCGTCCGGTTCACCGACCTGAGCCAGGACGACCGGGCCCTCATCCTGGACTACGCGCCCTCCTGATCAGATCGTCCTGGAGCGAGCGCAGCGCCGGGTCGCCGGGGTGGCGGTCGAGCCCCTGGCGCACGAGGTCGAGCGCCTCCGGCAGCCGGTTCATCTCCGCCTTCGCCAGCGCCATCCCGAGGTACGGCCCGCTCCCCTGATCCCCCAGGTCGCGCGCCCGCCGGAACGCGGCCAGCGCCCGCTCCGGCTCCGCCAGCCGGCGATAGACCGATCCCATCTTCATGTACAGGCCGGCTTCAGGCGCCAGGGTCGAGGCGCGCTCGTACGCCGCCGCGGCCTCGTCCCAGCGACCGAGCTGGGCGTACGCGCCGGCGAGATTGGCCAGAAAGCGCGGATTCTCGGGATCGAGCTCCTCCGCTCGCCGGAACGACTCCAGGGCCTCCTCGGATCGCCCGGCCCCCGCCAGCAGCACGCCCAGGAGGTTCTGGTACTCGTCGATGCGCGGATCGCGCGCCAGGGCGCGCCGCACGTAGGGCTCGAGCGCGGCGTGCCTGTCCTGGGGGAGGAGCGCCATCAGCCGCTGGGCCGCCACGACGCGCGCCGGGTCGGCCTGGAGCGATTTCCAGTAGAGGCCGACGGCCCCCTCCCGGTCGCCGGCGTCCTCGCGAAGGAGTCCCGCGATCGCGTCGTCGAGGCCGGGCCGCTTCTCCGTGCGCGTGGCCCAGCGTTTCACGGCGTCGAGGGCCGCCGGCCGGCCGCCGTCGCTCGAGAGGCAGACCTGCACGATCCACAGGACCGACTCGGGATCCATCGAGTCGATCGTGCGCAGCCCCTCTTCGAGGGCGGCGATCGCCTGCCGGGGCTGCCCCATGCCGAGATACGCCTCGGACAGCAGCTGGTAGTTCTTGGGGAGCTTCTGCCGGTCGTTCGCGAGACGCAGCTGCTTCGCCGCCCCGGCGTAGTCCTTCCGCTTCATGAAATACGTCGCCAGGTTGCGATGGTAGAAGACCTGCGTGTCCGCTCCCGGCCCCGAAGCGGGAGCGGCGGGGGGGGTGGCGGAGGGCGCGTGCACGCCCGCCAC
It includes:
- a CDS encoding response regulator, whose protein sequence is MAKVTVLIADDLKLFLEIEKSYLQRGGFEVLTAMSGVDAVSLALSRQPNLILLDLEMPKMDGATACAEMRKNPALAATPIIIMSATGSTQNRDRCVSAGCTEFVTKPQKPDELLGMVARILSLKKRESERITVVFNITGKDATRQVIGQAKDLSESGLLMVTHSPITVGAVLQIEFFLPGTRSQIKVQGKVVRQSPGSDGTHEVAVRFTDLSQDDRALILDYAPS